From the genome of Argentina anserina chromosome 4, drPotAnse1.1, whole genome shotgun sequence, one region includes:
- the LOC126790104 gene encoding uncharacterized protein LOC126790104, producing the protein MRKMWLVYVCDEEEKELGRQQAPGSCPHCGGKVEAVDVEAQWKFCLLPMCFKIKRKFFCSLCSRRLVLYY; encoded by the coding sequence ATGAGAAAAATGTGGTTGGTGTATGTGTGTGATGAGGAAGAGAAGGAATTGGGAAGGCAACAAGCTCCTGGGTCATGTCCTCACTGTGGAGGCAAAGTAGAAGCTGTTGATGTCGAGGCTCAGTGGAAGTTTTGCTTGCTCCCCATGTGTTTCAAGATCAAGAGGAAGTTCTTTTGCTCTCTCTGCTCCAGGCGCCTGGTCTTGTACTACTAG